The following nucleotide sequence is from Candidatus Woesearchaeota archaeon.
GCTTCTCCCTGATTACTCGGTTCTCACATCCAGGTTCGGCAAGCAAAGCTCAGGATGCTGCATCTTCACAAGTAGCGAACACGCAAGAGGAACACCATTCGGCCAAGGAAAGTCACCGCTACCTCCGCCTCTGGAAGGAAACGGGTCAGGGCCGTTCGAACCACTCGCGACTACCAACGACGACACCAACACCAAACACAACACCAATCCTAACAACCACAACAACTTCACAACAACCACCTCCTACCTACACAAAAAAAAACAAAGGCGTACTTATACCTTTCGTTTCTTTTATCGTCTTCCGATAAGTTTTTTGAGAAGGCCGAGAAGTGCTTGGGCTTCTCGCTTCGTGAGCATGCTTCTTCCTGTTATGTTGCGCCAGAGAAGGCGCTGGGTCTCTTTTTTTTCGGGGGTGTCAAACTGCACGGTTTCCAAAACCTCGTCAAACAACAGTTTCATTTTTGATTGCTGCTCATTTGTTGCGAGGGTGAAGGGTGAGGAAGGAGGGTTGTGGAGTGCTAAGAAAAGTTCGTAGAGGATGACGGTAACGCTCTGGGCGAGGTTGAGGGAGGCGTACGTGCTCGAAGAAGGTATGGTGACTGTGACGTTCGCTGCCTTGAGTTCTTCGTTGGTTAAGCCCGCGTCTTCGGGTCCGAAAAGAATGCCGACGTTGCCGCGTGCGGCGGCTAGCTTCCTTCCTAGGCTTCGCGGCGTGAGGGCTGTGCGAGGGAGGTTGTAGTCCGTCCCTTGTCTTGCTGTCGTGGCTACAAGCAGGTCAAACGGCGGGAGGGCGTGCACAACGCGGGTTCCTTCAAGCAAGTCTTCTGCGTGTTTTGCAAGTTTTCGCGCTTCTGCGTCGATAGCGCACCGCGGGTTGAGGAGGACGAGTTGGTCGACGTCAAAATTCTTCATAACCCTCGCGACAGCACCTATGTTCGCGCTATGAAGTGTTCTGGCAAGAATAATTGTTGTCTTGAGATTGGTCATGGTGGCGAAGACTGCTTATCTGCTTTTTCTTTGCCCGCCCTCTCCTTTCAGGCCGTTCATACATTCTGGTTTCATTTTGTAAGGAGGGTTGGCCTCATACAAGGAAGGGAAGCACCCATTCTTGCCATATGCCCTTGATGATGGGGACGAAGAGGAGGACTGCGAGGAGGGCGAGGATGAAGAGGCTTACCTTGGTCCAGATGAGCTTGGCGCGCTTTTCAGGAACTAGGGCGGAGAGCGTGGCGAGGAAGATTCTTCCGCCGTCTACCGGACCGAGGGGGAGGAGGTTGCCGAGGCCGAGGCCTATGCTGAGCAAGACAATGAGGAGAAGGAGCTCTGCGATCCATTCGAGGACGTAAATGAAGAAGGGCAATCGCCCCGAGCTAATATAGTGTGTCACGTCTTGGTCAGTCACGACCCCTAAAAAACCCCTTCCGGGGATGTCGGGATGTTCGGTGAGCGTGATGGTGTGGGTGAGGCTTTCGCTTTCCAAGGTGATGGTTTCTCCGGGTTTCAGGTCTTTGACCGCGTCGTAGAAGTCCTGAATTGAGCTGATTGGCTTGCCGTTGAGGGAGGTATAGAGTTCGCCTTCGAGAACCCCTGCATCCTTGGCAGGGTAGTTTTCTTTTACTTCTTCGAAAATAACGCCTTTTTTGTCGATGGTGTTGTCGAGGACTCTGTCGTACGCTGGGGCGAAGAGGGAAACGCTGAGCAGGATAACGAGGCCGGCGGTGAGGAGGTTGGAGTAAGGACCGGCAGCGAAGACACTGTTTTGGACGGTGCGAGATTTTTTTGCAAGTTTCTTCTCGTCGGGCTCGACAAAGAAGAGTGGAAGGATGGCCATGATGCCAAAGCCGGTGTTCTTAATGGGAACTCCGTGGGCTTTGGAAACGATGCCGTGGCAGAACTCGTGAATGACTACAACGAGGAAGAGAGCGACGATGCCTTGCCAAAAGGGTATGAAGAGGGGATTGCCAGGGATTTTCACGCCGGGGATGAGGAGGCCGACTGTTGCTGGTGCTTCTGGCTCGAAGATGAGCGTCCACAACCCTGCCAGAAGGGTGAGGACGATGAGAATCATGCCCGTGTAGGCGACGATGATGCCTTGCTTGGCTGCGGTTTCAATAGGGCGGAAAAGGAGGCCTGCTAGGTAGATAGTAAAAGCGATGGCTAGGACGGTGTTAAGAAGGGAAAGGAAGGATTGCGAGTAGGTTATCCAGCCGAAGAGCGAGGGCGCCGCTTGAGAGAGGAGGTGTGGGGAGATAGCAATGACTCCTGCAAGGAGGAAGGGAAAGCTCATCGTGAGGAGAATGGTGCCAAGCCATGCGTGTGGGCGGTGCTTGACAATGCGCCACATGAGGTTAATGCCAATCTTTGTTTTGTAGAGCGCTACGAATTTTGCGGGGAACTCGAATTTTTTTCTGTTAAGGTAGATGAGGAGGAAGAGGAGGGGGTAGAAGATAAAGACAGAGATGTTGTTGAGGAAGATGTCTATTGCTCGTTCAAGAATGGCCATAGTAGAGTGAGTTCTAAGCGTGTTTTATAATTGTTTCGCTAGGGCGTTTAGGGTTATTTGGGCGCGGGGGTTATTTGACATCCCTCTTGTGTTACACGGCGTGTGCATTCCGGAAAAAAAAGAGGGGGCTTGGCGCCTGCAAGGAATCGTAACGAGAATTCACGTGTTAAGAGAAAAAGAGATGACAAGAAGAGAGAAAAAGAAGAGATTGCGTGCCAATGATGTTTTTCGTGTGGTAGCGCTTACTTTCGCCTGACGGGGCGGAGGATGTCGTACCCGCACTTTCTGCAAGTGACTTTGCCGGCGAGGACTTTGAGGGTGGGCGCTCGTCGCTTGGCCTTGCACTTTCTGCAGACGTACATGTTCTTGAATTTTCTTGCTTCAGCCTCGGGGAATTTTGCCATGGTTCTTGCTCCTGCTCAGGTCTCGCGTTCCTTTTTGTTTTTCTTGTTTTCCGCTCTGGGTTGTGAGTTCCGTCCCGGCGAGCTTGCTTTTGCGTTCTCTTGCAAGGTTCTGCGTTGTTACGCTTCTTGTTACGCTTCAGCTTTGATTTGCTTCATGATGCGGTCGGAGAGGATGACCCAGTAGAGGACGGTTGCTCCTTCGGTGAGTTTTCCTTTGAGGTCGTCAGGAATTTCCAAGTCGAACGTTTCATATGTTTCCGTATCCATGACGTTGGCGGTATCGCCGGTGATGCTCAGGACTTGGGCTGTGCGTTTGTCAATGACGGGGACTTCTATCTTGTCGTGGCCCGGCATCACGATTTGGCGTTTTTTCTTGTCGATGAGCCCGACTGCTTCAAGGCGGACTTTAGCGTGGCCGTGCTTGCCTGGGCGGGAGGTCTGCGTGTCCGTAACCGTACAAGCGACTCCGTCAATGACCACGTAATTTCCTTTTTGAAGGCTTCCAACGCTCTTGTGCTGAATTTCTGACATGCGTGGCAAGAAGAACCAGGAAGGTATTTAAATAAGTTATGGTAAAAACTGGGGGAGGATTAGTACAGTCCGAGAAAAAAACATTTAAAAACCCCTTGAGTGGTTAGTTGGTGTATGACTCGCGTTTCGCTCCTCCCTTTCGACGCTCGTTCAAAGCCCCGTTCTGCTCTTGCTTGCTTCTTGCTTTTTTGTTCCTTCCTTAGCGTTCTCCTCGGAAGTGCCGGGCTTGTTGAAGGCTTTCGAGAGTTCGAGCCGGTGGTGTTGACAGGGTCGGAGCTTCCTTTGTTTTTAGGTGAACCGTTGGATCGCGTGTTTTTGTTCTCGTACCGCCCCGCGAGCGGATGGTCCGAAGTGCCTTTGCAGGTTGACGAGCGCAGAGACAGCCCCCACCCTGTCTTGGGAGAAGTGTACGTGTGGAGTGGTGAGGAAGGCAACGGCATCGATGCAAACGACGAGCTTGTCTTTGTCAGCAAAGACGCGCTGGAAAGGGCCCCTGTAGGAGAAAAGCCTGCTGGAATGGGGGAAGGGTATGAAATTTCTGTGTATGACCCTGTCTCTGACGAGACGCGCTATGTGTACGTATTCGCTTCGTCATCCGCCCAGCACGCCCCCTTAACACCGTACATCACGTTCGACGAGCTCGCGGGTGTTTGCCCTCAGAACTCGAGAGGCGTCACGGATTGTGGAAAAGGGGCGCTGGTTGACACGCCTCGCTTCTCAGTCAAGTTCAGTCGTCGATGGGTGCTGGATACCTTCCGCATCAAGCCAGCGGGAGATGACTTGCTTGACCGGTTGAAGTACCGCGTGTATGACTTGTTCGCTCCGGGGGCAGATATTGGCACTGCTGAGAGTGAGGAGGCCTGGTCGGTCACGTCCGAATGGATTGGGCACAAGAGTGGCTTGGTGCGCTACATTCGCCAGGTGAATGACGCCGCCAGCGCAGACAACAAGACGTATGTTCGAACTTTCGTCTATCCGGAACTCATTGTTCGCGAGCACGAACTCCTCGTGCACCCCCTGAATTTCTTGTGGGCATATTTTGATTTTTCGCAACAAGCGCTCCCGGTGACGCTGTATTACAGCGGCGGTTCGGTCACGATTGATGGCGTGCCTGATGCATTTCCTGAAACGCCGTTCGAGCACGTGCTCGAGGCATCGAGTAGTGAGGGTTCGTTCATTATTATGACGGCGTATTCTGGGTTTGACCAGGCAACAGAGAGTAACTTTCTCAATGACGACGCTTCTTTCTGGGATGGGACTGGTGAGGACAATCAATCGCTCGGGAGTGTCGGGATTAAGATGACAGGGGTTGCTCCTGCGCCGTGGACGGGCTCGTTCGAGTTAAAGCTCGTTCCAGAGGCAGGGAATTCGCCTAATTTGGTTGATACGTTCACGAGGTATCGTGAGAATCCCCTTGGCGTTTCTGTTTCGGTGTGGAACGCTTCGGCGCCTCCGCCTGCCTGTCAGGACAGTGATGGTGACGGGTTCAATGCGTCGTCGTGTGGCGGGCTTGACTGCGATGACTCGGACGCGGCGATTAATCCAAATGGGAACGAGCACTGCGGAAGCGACACGGTTGATGAGGATTGTTCTGGCATGTATTGCCGGCCTGGCGATCCGTATGAGGATTTGGTAGTGAACGTGTTTGATTTGACGCTGGTGGGAAGCACGTTGGGGCGTTCCGTGGGAAGTGCTACGTGGGATGCGAAGGCACGGAGGGGCGACACGAACGCCGACGGCGTTGTGGATGTTGCCGACCTCAATCACGTAAGTCAGTATTTTGGGACGAAGTACTAGGGCTGTGAGAGAGTAGGCGTGGCGCGTTCTGGTTTCGTTAGGCTCTTTCAAGCATGGTTTGAAATGGCGTGCTTTGGAGAGGAAGGGGGCTAGCGTAGAAGACGTTGCCAAAAAGAAGGTTTTGCTTTTTTTCGTGTTCGCGTGTTTCTTGCTTGTTTTTGTTTTCTGAGAAATGCTTCGAGTTTTTTTTCTGCTTCGTTATCTTTGAATTTTTTTTCGTCTTCGCGAAACGCTTTCGTGTGATGGTGGGTTTTTGTTCCCTTGACTGTGAAGGTGTGTTTCTTGTGTAAGAGTTCGTGGTAGAGAACGTAGCGAAGAAGGCTTGGCTCATTTTTGAGTGCTGAGGATATGGTGACGGTGTCAGATGCGTAGTGGTAGTGGCCGAGGGTGGTGAGTGAGGGCTTGCCGAAAACGAGGTTTGGCTTCTCCATCATTCCCGCGAAGTACTCTTGGTTGAGTTCCTCAAATACGTGGGTAAGGAGCGGGTCTGCTTGCTTGCTCGGCGCGAGCCGGCTCATTTGTTTGAGGAATGTGTTGTAGAGGCTTATTTCCGTGGTGGTTTTGTTTACTCGAAAGAGTTTGCAGAGGAGGTGTTGGATGAGGCCTGTTTGAATTTCTTCTGCGACGCCTTCCCATTCTTTAGAGAGTTTGAAGTGGATCTCGTCACCCCTCATGGAAACATTGGCGTTGTAGTGTTTGAACCTTCCTGAATACGTGAGTGTTATTCTTCGTTCCTTGTGATTCGGCAAAAGATCCTTGTATGCTCGGTACGCCTTGTTCGACACGTTTTCTTGTTGTGTTTTGGGAGACGTCATTCGCTGGGAGCTCGTATGCTGACTGAAGGGTTCGTTGTGGTCATAACAGCTTTGGTCGTAATTGTTTTAGTCATAGTTCTTCAGAAATGATTGCTTCCTTCTTACTTTTTTGATTTTTTTGATTATTTTCTCTGATGCGCCCTTTGTTATCATCGTTTGTTGAAGAGGTAAAGTTTTTTATAGGTGTTTGTTGGAAGAGGAGTGAGATGGAAGGAAAAAGGATTTTGCAGGTTGTTCTTGTTGGTGTTTTTATGGTTTTGGTTTTGGCAATGCTCTCGCTAGGGGGTTGTATGGGTTCTTCTCACGAGCCTGATGCGTGCAAGCAGGATGCCAAGGTGTGCCCTGACGGTACGGTGCTTGCCAGGCAGGGTGCTTCGTGCGAGTTCCCTGCGTGCCCTTTTGGTGAGAGGGCTGCTGCTTCCTTCATTCCGTGTGATGAGTCGCGCCCAGCTACGTGCCCAGAAGAGGGCAGTCCGGTGTGTGCAAAGCGGGACACTGGTGTTCGGTGTGTTCGAGCGCCCTGCCTCGAAGCGGTGGAGGCGATTACGTATCCGAATGCGTGCGCTGCGTGCGCTGATCCGCACGTGTTTGGGTATTGGGCTGACGGGGCTTGTGAACGTTGAAAGAACGAAGGAGCGTTGCGTTAGGGGGGGGCTGCGTTGCGGCGGCGAAGGGGGGACTGCACGCGCTTTACATTGCTGCATAGCGAAGAATCGCTGCGACGCCACCTATTTCTTTGAGCTGGGCGCCTTCCCGGCTCTCCGTACTAATAATTTGAACGTTTGTACCGAGTTTTTCTGCTTCTTCTTCAAAGGCTTTTGCTTCCTCGTCGTCGAGGGCTTCTGAGAGGAGGAGAATGTCCACGGCGCCCATGTTGAGGTGGCGGCGAACCTCGTCTTTCCCGTACGAGGCAAGGCCTGAGTCCTTGCTGAGTTCTTTGAAGAACCGTTGCATAAGTTTTTTTTCTTCTGCTATTTCTTCTTCGGCGAGGAGGTCTTGGCTTTTGTCTAGCAGTTCATTGAGTCCAAAGTCGCCGGTGTAGCTGAGGTCCTTCGTTCCGATGATTAATTTTTTAAGGTCGCCAGTGAGGTAGTCCTTGTTGAGAAAGTCATTCACAGTGACGCCGGGGCCGCCAATGATGATGCCCTTGAGGTCTTTGTTGCCGAGAAATTCTTCTTTCATGTACTCGGCTATTTTTTTGAAGTGGTCCTTAATGGCGCCTTCTCTGAGGCGTGCGAATCGAGGTGCGCTTTGGCCTCCTGCCCGGAATTTGCCAGGGACCTCTGAGTGGGTTTTTTTGAGAGGGATGATGGTTTTTCCTTTGAGGTAGGCAATGGCCGCGTCTCGTCTGTCGAGAACGACGAGGCCGTAGAGGGCTTTCTCTTCGCACATGTCACGAAGAATGTCGAGCTGGAATGTCTTGTCACAGCGGTAAATGCGTTGTTTGATGGCGAGGGGCGGCTCAATGCTCCAGACTTGAAAGTCTTGCTGTCCTTCACGTTCCGCAACGTTTCCTGAGAATGCTGCAAGGCCGTGTGGCGGGGTTTTGGGGTAGAGGCGCAAGTGTTGGATGAGTTTTTCGAGGGCGGTGATGACGTTGTTGCGTGTCTGGGCTGACTTGATGTTGGTCGCGGTGCCTTGTTCTTGGCTGAGGTGCTGGATTATTTTGTTGAGGTCGTACCCTGCGGGGACGTAGACCGTCACGAGTTCTGTGTGCCTCCCACGTTTCCCTTCAAGATCCTTTATAAACTGCCTGAGTTTGAAGCGCTGTTGCGCGGTGACTTTTTCTGCGGTTGGATGCTCTGCCATAGGACGAGTGGGCTAAAAAGATAGGGTTATTTAAATCTTTGGCGAGTTCCCTTGTTTCC
It contains:
- a CDS encoding TrmJ/YjtD family RNA methyltransferase, which codes for MTNLKTTIILARTLHSANIGAVARVMKNFDVDQLVLLNPRCAIDAEARKLAKHAEDLLEGTRVVHALPPFDLLVATTARQGTDYNLPRTALTPRSLGRKLAAARGNVGILFGPEDAGLTNEELKAANVTVTIPSSSTYASLNLAQSVTVILYELFLALHNPPSSPFTLATNEQQSKMKLLFDEVLETVQFDTPEKKETQRLLWRNITGRSMLTKREAQALLGLLKKLIGRR
- the rpl40e gene encoding 50S ribosomal protein L40e (contains a zinc-finger motif), producing the protein MAKFPEAEARKFKNMYVCRKCKAKRRAPTLKVLAGKVTCRKCGYDILRPVRRK
- a CDS encoding translation initiation factor IF-5A — translated: MSEIQHKSVGSLQKGNYVVIDGVACTVTDTQTSRPGKHGHAKVRLEAVGLIDKKKRQIVMPGHDKIEVPVIDKRTAQVLSITGDTANVMDTETYETFDLEIPDDLKGKLTEGATVLYWVILSDRIMKQIKAEA
- a CDS encoding M48 family peptidase; the protein is MTSPKTQQENVSNKAYRAYKDLLPNHKERRITLTYSGRFKHYNANVSMRGDEIHFKLSKEWEGVAEEIQTGLIQHLLCKLFRVNKTTTEISLYNTFLKQMSRLAPSKQADPLLTHVFEELNQEYFAGMMEKPNLVFGKPSLTTLGHYHYASDTVTISSALKNEPSLLRYVLYHELLHKKHTFTVKGTKTHHHTKAFREDEKKFKDNEAEKKLEAFLRKQKQARNTRTRKKAKPSFWQRLLR
- the prf1 gene encoding peptide chain release factor 1, which produces MAEHPTAEKVTAQQRFKLRQFIKDLEGKRGRHTELVTVYVPAGYDLNKIIQHLSQEQGTATNIKSAQTRNNVITALEKLIQHLRLYPKTPPHGLAAFSGNVAEREGQQDFQVWSIEPPLAIKQRIYRCDKTFQLDILRDMCEEKALYGLVVLDRRDAAIAYLKGKTIIPLKKTHSEVPGKFRAGGQSAPRFARLREGAIKDHFKKIAEYMKEEFLGNKDLKGIIIGGPGVTVNDFLNKDYLTGDLKKLIIGTKDLSYTGDFGLNELLDKSQDLLAEEEIAEEKKLMQRFFKELSKDSGLASYGKDEVRRHLNMGAVDILLLSEALDDEEAKAFEEEAEKLGTNVQIISTESREGAQLKEIGGVAAILRYAAM